One region of Chryseobacterium sp. SORGH_AS_0447 genomic DNA includes:
- a CDS encoding WbqC family protein produces MNMKNVLLPVFYLPPISWFSVFLDPENEVLFEQFESFPKQTYRNRANIYGANGKLSLIIPIAHNGSRAFKDIEISHREDWRNLHWKSIKTAYQSSPYFEFYEDKLRKIYDLKEKYVLDFNLKALEVIQQILKTEKAYSLNQEYIKIPEEINFREKFSAKLSSEFEMDEYYQTFSDKLGFLEDLSILDLICNKGPESMTYIKNIKQSY; encoded by the coding sequence ATGAATATGAAGAATGTATTATTACCGGTATTTTATTTACCGCCGATTTCATGGTTTTCCGTATTCCTGGATCCTGAAAACGAAGTCCTTTTCGAGCAGTTTGAAAGCTTCCCCAAGCAAACGTACAGAAACAGGGCAAACATCTATGGTGCCAATGGAAAACTTTCATTAATTATCCCCATTGCGCACAACGGAAGCAGGGCTTTTAAAGATATTGAAATCTCTCACAGGGAAGACTGGAGGAATCTGCATTGGAAATCTATTAAAACCGCTTACCAGAGTTCTCCTTATTTCGAGTTCTATGAAGACAAGCTCAGGAAAATATACGATCTGAAAGAAAAGTATGTGCTGGATTTTAATCTTAAAGCACTGGAAGTAATCCAGCAGATTCTCAAAACTGAAAAGGCATACTCTTTGAATCAGGAATACATCAAAATTCCGGAAGAGATCAATTTCAGGGAAAAGTTTTCAGCTAAACTTTCCTCAGAATTTGAAATGGATGAATACTATCAGACATTCTCAGACAAACTGGGATTTTTAGAAGATTTATCAATTTTGGATCTTATCTGTAACAAAGGCCCGGAATCGATGACTTATATTAAAAATATTAAACAATCATACTAG
- the lepB gene encoding signal peptidase I, translating to MNYFLTYAFYVLILSVLMGISTWKLFKKLGYNPLFSFIPFYNYFIILKETKHPKWWAILSYLPIVGPIMMSVFHLYLMKKFGKTLFKDRLLTVILPFIYMATVNYGKDVELEDENDLFLTDEEKEAKKKDSFIGSVTFAVVFATIIHVFVTQPFGIPTGSMERTLLVGDFLFVNKWSYGYRLPMRPLAIPFLQGTIMDTGEKGNPKDDPKSYVDGVKLPYERIFQFNKPQKNDVVVFNYPQDSVHTATDRKDPYVKRCVAVAGDTFEMRAGRLFVNGKPETVLGDQEVQHAYTVNTGTQLDIPSMYNTYGFLPVREMQNEKGGFTYMFQGLTDQTAKDIKTLPNVISMEENIYPKDSATISYKLNADKTAYTKSIDTTQSIFPINKSWNQDWYGPLKIPKKGDVVTINQESLPTYQWIISEYEHNSLENKNGKIFINGKETNQYTIQQDYYMMIGDNRDASLDARFFGFVPEENIVGKPMFTWMSIQGAFKDASSSYQAPFKVRWDRMFKATNTGEANKTSYWWIAAMILILFFGWEYFVKLFRKKKTGED from the coding sequence ATGAATTATTTTTTAACATATGCATTTTATGTTCTCATTTTGTCAGTACTGATGGGAATTTCCACCTGGAAGCTGTTTAAAAAACTGGGGTACAATCCGTTATTTTCTTTTATCCCATTCTACAATTATTTCATTATCCTAAAAGAAACGAAACATCCGAAATGGTGGGCCATTCTATCATATCTTCCGATTGTAGGACCTATTATGATGTCTGTTTTTCATTTATATTTAATGAAAAAATTCGGGAAAACCCTCTTCAAAGACAGGCTTCTTACAGTAATTCTGCCATTCATTTACATGGCTACGGTAAATTACGGAAAAGATGTTGAGCTGGAAGATGAAAATGACCTGTTCCTTACAGACGAAGAAAAAGAAGCGAAGAAAAAAGATTCTTTTATCGGATCGGTTACTTTTGCCGTGGTTTTCGCTACCATTATCCACGTTTTTGTTACCCAGCCTTTCGGAATCCCGACAGGGTCTATGGAAAGAACGCTGTTGGTAGGAGATTTCCTATTTGTAAACAAATGGAGCTACGGATACAGGCTGCCGATGCGTCCTTTGGCCATTCCTTTCTTACAGGGAACCATCATGGATACCGGTGAAAAAGGAAACCCGAAAGATGATCCGAAATCTTACGTTGACGGAGTAAAGCTTCCTTACGAAAGAATTTTTCAATTCAATAAGCCTCAGAAAAATGATGTGGTAGTATTCAACTATCCACAGGACTCTGTACATACAGCAACCGACCGAAAAGATCCTTATGTAAAACGATGTGTGGCGGTAGCAGGCGATACTTTCGAGATGAGAGCCGGAAGACTTTTTGTAAACGGAAAACCGGAGACGGTTCTTGGCGACCAGGAAGTACAACATGCTTACACGGTAAATACCGGAACACAGTTGGATATTCCAAGTATGTATAATACGTATGGATTCCTGCCGGTAAGAGAAATGCAGAATGAAAAAGGCGGATTTACCTATATGTTCCAGGGACTTACTGATCAAACGGCGAAGGACATCAAAACGCTGCCGAATGTAATCAGTATGGAAGAAAATATTTATCCTAAAGATTCCGCAACGATTTCTTATAAATTAAATGCTGATAAAACCGCATATACGAAGAGTATCGATACGACCCAATCTATCTTCCCGATTAACAAATCTTGGAACCAGGATTGGTATGGCCCTTTAAAAATTCCTAAAAAAGGTGATGTAGTGACCATTAACCAGGAATCTCTTCCGACTTACCAGTGGATTATCTCTGAATATGAGCACAACAGCCTGGAAAATAAAAACGGTAAAATCTTTATCAACGGAAAAGAAACCAACCAATATACGATCCAGCAGGATTATTATATGATGATCGGTGATAATCGTGATGCGTCATTGGATGCGAGATTCTTCGGATTTGTTCCTGAAGAAAATATTGTCGGAAAACCGATGTTTACGTGGATGAGTATACAAGGGGCTTTCAAAGATGCCAGCTCTTCTTATCAGGCGCCATTCAAAGTACGTTGGGACAGGATGTTTAAAGCAACAAACACGGGAGAAGCCAACAAAACTTCTTACTGGTGGATTGCAGCAATGATCCTTATCTTATTCTTCGGATGGGAATATTTCGTTAAATTATTCAGAAAGAAAAAGACAGGCGAAGATTAA
- the dapB gene encoding 4-hydroxy-tetrahydrodipicolinate reductase has translation MSGKTNKNMKIALVGYGKMGKIIDEIATKRGHEIVARLKETPTAENLNNPDVVIEFSLPEVAYENIKACLENKIPVICGTTGWLEKKPEIEKLAVDNGIAFLYGSNFSLGVNLFFALNEKLADLMKNVDEYSCQLEEIHHVHKKDAPSGTAISIAEGIFKHNPKFDAWKLEETQDNQLGIFAIREDEVPGTHSVFYRSEVDEIEIKHTAFNRNGFALGAVVAAEWIKDKKGNFAMKDVLGL, from the coding sequence ATAAGCGGAAAAACAAATAAAAATATGAAAATAGCATTGGTTGGATACGGTAAAATGGGGAAAATCATCGATGAAATCGCCACTAAAAGAGGCCATGAAATCGTTGCCCGGTTAAAGGAGACCCCAACTGCTGAAAACCTGAATAACCCGGACGTTGTTATCGAGTTTTCCCTGCCCGAAGTGGCTTATGAAAACATTAAAGCCTGTCTGGAAAATAAAATTCCTGTCATCTGCGGAACTACCGGCTGGCTGGAAAAGAAGCCTGAAATCGAAAAGCTAGCGGTGGACAATGGTATTGCCTTCCTTTATGGCTCCAATTTCAGCTTAGGCGTTAATTTGTTTTTTGCCTTAAATGAAAAACTGGCAGACCTCATGAAAAATGTAGACGAATATTCCTGCCAGCTGGAAGAAATTCATCACGTTCATAAAAAAGATGCTCCGAGTGGAACAGCAATTTCGATTGCCGAAGGAATCTTCAAACACAACCCAAAATTTGACGCGTGGAAACTGGAAGAAACCCAAGACAACCAGCTGGGTATTTTTGCCATCCGTGAGGATGAGGTTCCCGGTACACACAGCGTTTTCTACAGAAGCGAAGTGGATGAAATCGAAATCAAACACACCGCTTTCAACAGAAACGGTTTTGCATTGGGCGCAGTGGTGGCTGCCGAATGGATCAAAGATAAAAAAGGAAATTTCGCAATGAAGGATGTTTTGGGGCTTTAG
- a CDS encoding DUF5683 domain-containing protein: protein MKKILFTFFLCLFALASSQVNPNDTIRVDYRPKDSIGVERNNTKTEAKVVSDLEKANGPTQKTLKLNPTKAGLYSAVLPGLGQVYNKKYWKVPIVLGAVGTGVGIAIWNDNQYKKYRGYYIAKLNGTPNEFVDTHPWLDKTALGNAQDRSKRQRDYAIAISGLIYILNIVDAVVDAHLYESRRDPDLTLNPTMVQDQYGIAPPKTGISLSYRF from the coding sequence ATGAAAAAAATACTGTTCACCTTTTTTCTGTGCCTCTTTGCTTTGGCCTCGTCACAGGTAAATCCCAACGATACGATCCGGGTCGATTACCGTCCGAAAGACAGTATAGGCGTGGAAAGAAACAATACCAAAACCGAAGCGAAAGTAGTTTCGGACCTGGAAAAAGCAAATGGGCCTACACAAAAAACCCTAAAGCTGAATCCTACAAAAGCAGGTTTATATTCTGCCGTTCTTCCGGGACTTGGGCAGGTATACAACAAAAAATACTGGAAAGTTCCCATTGTATTGGGAGCCGTAGGAACGGGAGTCGGGATCGCCATCTGGAATGATAATCAGTATAAAAAATACCGTGGATACTACATCGCCAAGCTCAACGGAACCCCGAATGAATTCGTAGATACCCATCCTTGGCTGGATAAAACAGCATTGGGAAATGCACAGGACAGGTCTAAAAGACAGCGCGATTATGCCATCGCCATTAGTGGGCTTATTTACATTCTGAACATCGTGGATGCCGTGGTGGATGCCCATTTATACGAATCCCGCCGTGATCCGGATCTTACCCTGAATCCTACTATGGTTCAGGACCAATACGGCATTGCTCCTCCGAAGACGGGTATCAGTTTAAGTTACAGATTTTAA
- a CDS encoding ParB/RepB/Spo0J family partition protein codes for MKDKKRAMGRGLGAILSAESKATINSATDEGADKFVGNIVEIALEDIYPNSTQPRTYFDEKALNELALSIKNLGVIQPITLRKDGGKFEIISGERRYRASKIAGLESIPAYIRLVNDQELLEMALVENIQREDLDAIEIALTYQRLMEEIGLTQENLSHRVGKDRSTITNSIRLLRLNPDIQNAIRSGEISAGHGRAIISLESEEHQQILFELIIKEKLNVRQAEQAATAIKNPKSPAAKKAKAELSNNYKRAQKTIADILDVKVEIKAAPNGKKGKIVLDFKNEDELEYILSHIK; via the coding sequence ATGAAGGATAAAAAAAGAGCGATGGGACGTGGTTTGGGCGCAATTCTTAGTGCCGAATCCAAAGCAACAATCAACTCTGCTACCGATGAAGGGGCAGATAAGTTTGTGGGAAATATTGTAGAAATTGCATTGGAAGATATTTATCCCAACTCGACCCAGCCAAGAACTTATTTTGACGAAAAAGCATTGAACGAACTGGCATTGTCCATTAAAAATTTAGGAGTAATTCAGCCGATTACCCTAAGAAAAGACGGCGGAAAGTTCGAAATTATATCAGGAGAAAGACGTTACCGTGCCAGTAAAATTGCAGGCTTGGAGTCTATTCCGGCCTACATCCGTCTGGTAAACGATCAGGAGCTTCTTGAGATGGCCCTTGTAGAGAACATCCAGAGGGAAGATCTTGATGCCATTGAAATTGCACTGACTTATCAGCGTTTGATGGAAGAAATCGGTCTTACGCAGGAAAACCTGAGCCACAGGGTCGGAAAGGACAGAAGTACCATTACCAATTCAATCAGATTGCTGCGATTGAATCCGGATATCCAGAATGCCATCCGCAGTGGTGAAATTTCTGCAGGACACGGAAGGGCGATCATCAGTCTGGAAAGTGAAGAACACCAGCAGATTCTTTTCGAGCTGATCATCAAAGAAAAGCTGAATGTACGCCAGGCAGAACAGGCAGCCACAGCAATTAAAAACCCGAAATCTCCGGCTGCAAAAAAAGCAAAAGCAGAGCTTTCAAACAACTATAAAAGAGCGCAGAAGACCATTGCAGACATTCTGGATGTAAAAGTCGAAATCAAAGCCGCTCCCAACGGAAAAAAAGGGAAAATTGTTCTGGATTTCAAAAATGAAGATGAGCTGGAATATATTTTATCCCACATTAAATAA
- a CDS encoding ParA family protein, producing MAKIIGIANQKGGVGKTTTAVNLAAALGVLEKKILIIDADPQANATSGLGVEDVRYSTYNLLEHSVDTAKCIKQTATPNLDIVPSHIDLVAAEIELVDKEEREYMLKKALESVRADYDYIIIDCAPSLGLITVNALTAADSVIIPIQCEYFALEGLGKLLNTIKNVQKIHNKDLDIEGLLLTMYDSRLRLSNQVVEEVNSHFPEMVFETIISRNVRLSEAPSFGESILNYDAESKGAIQYIQLAEEVLLKNEKLVKN from the coding sequence ATGGCAAAAATCATAGGTATCGCTAATCAGAAAGGAGGAGTTGGGAAAACCACAACCGCTGTAAATTTAGCTGCAGCATTAGGGGTATTGGAAAAGAAGATATTAATTATCGATGCTGATCCCCAGGCGAATGCAACGTCGGGGTTGGGGGTGGAAGATGTACGGTATTCTACCTACAATCTTTTGGAGCATAGCGTAGATACGGCAAAATGCATCAAGCAGACGGCAACGCCGAATCTGGATATTGTGCCGTCCCATATCGACCTGGTAGCCGCTGAGATCGAACTGGTGGATAAAGAAGAGCGCGAATACATGCTGAAAAAAGCATTGGAAAGCGTAAGAGCAGATTATGATTATATTATCATCGACTGTGCGCCGAGTCTCGGTTTAATTACCGTAAACGCCCTTACGGCAGCAGACTCCGTGATCATCCCGATCCAGTGTGAATATTTTGCATTGGAAGGTCTTGGGAAATTACTGAACACCATCAAAAATGTTCAGAAAATCCACAATAAAGACCTGGATATCGAAGGTTTGCTTCTTACCATGTACGACAGCCGCCTGAGATTATCCAATCAGGTAGTAGAAGAGGTAAACTCCCACTTCCCGGAAATGGTTTTCGAAACCATCATCAGCAGAAACGTAAGGTTGAGCGAAGCACCGAGCTTTGGAGAAAGCATTCTGAACTACGATGCCGAAAGCAAAGGAGCCATCCAGTACATTCAACTGGCGGAAGAAGTTTTATTGAAAAACGAAAAATTAGTAAAGAATTAA
- a CDS encoding energy transducer TonB gives MKNMHQNQEFRFNEILFEHRNKEYGAYVLRNESDRILTKALFIGVSLLAAVSITPVIMNAFKSNSERTVICTYPGPIVLDDVDTPEIQVQVTPIRPTKQEVKMYDSSVPTPSNHAPDTNTEQIPDDAVAGLSNNFKADPAPQNTYVPTAPTIGTGPVISTAPPVIVTKEDPNKITTGDELGQEAGFIGGIDAFRNKVMNNFDSSGLASDEVMKTTVTFIVERDGTISAIKANGSNTEFNDEAIRTIKSIKGKWIPGKNKKGESVRSYFKFPISMKLDN, from the coding sequence ATGAAAAACATGCATCAGAATCAGGAATTTCGTTTCAATGAGATTCTTTTCGAACACCGCAACAAAGAATACGGTGCTTATGTCCTAAGAAATGAATCAGACCGGATTTTAACCAAAGCGCTTTTTATCGGCGTAAGTTTGCTGGCAGCAGTTTCTATTACTCCTGTAATAATGAATGCTTTTAAATCTAATAGTGAGAGGACTGTTATTTGCACCTATCCTGGTCCAATAGTGTTAGATGATGTTGACACTCCTGAAATTCAGGTTCAGGTAACTCCAATCAGACCCACTAAACAAGAAGTGAAAATGTATGATAGTTCAGTGCCGACACCGTCAAATCATGCACCTGACACAAATACCGAACAGATTCCGGATGATGCAGTAGCTGGTTTGTCAAACAATTTTAAAGCAGATCCTGCTCCTCAAAATACGTATGTGCCTACTGCTCCGACGATAGGAACAGGACCGGTAATTAGTACAGCTCCACCAGTGATCGTAACTAAAGAAGATCCGAATAAAATAACAACAGGAGACGAACTAGGCCAGGAAGCCGGTTTCATCGGAGGAATCGATGCTTTCAGAAATAAAGTAATGAATAATTTCGATAGCTCAGGTCTTGCATCCGATGAGGTAATGAAGACGACCGTTACCTTTATTGTTGAAAGAGACGGAACTATTTCTGCCATAAAAGCCAACGGTTCCAACACCGAATTTAACGATGAAGCCATCAGGACGATTAAATCTATTAAAGGAAAATGGATTCCTGGGAAAAATAAAAAAGGCGAATCCGTACGAAGCTATTTCAAGTTTCCGATCTCAATGAAGCTTGATAATTAA
- a CDS encoding adenylosuccinate synthase encodes MSTYVVVGLQYGDEGKGKITDVLSAKSDYVVRFQGGDNAGHTVYVGEEKFVLHLLPSGVLQCKGKCIIANGVVVNPKSFIKEVNQIESKGLRTDHIFISRRAHVIMPYHILLDTYREEEHGGTQIGTTKKGIGPCYEDKIARVGIRMIDLLNPEILRDKIEKNLKIKNSLFEKYFGKPTLDVEEIYNEYLEIGKQLQDRIVDTELELNEAIRDGKNVLFEGAQALMLDIDFGTYPYVTSSSPSTGGVCTGAGVPPTSLQNLIGVAKAYCTRVGNGPFPSELDNELGESIRQIGGEFGATTGRPRRTGWLDLVSLKHACMINGINNLVITKLDVLTGIENLKVVTHYKTEDGKIIDYFTSSTEKLYNYEPIYQDLPGWNEDITKARSYDELPDTAQKYIEFIEKYLGINVYLVSVGPERSQNIIRKELF; translated from the coding sequence ATGTCAACTTACGTAGTTGTAGGTCTTCAGTACGGAGATGAAGGGAAAGGAAAAATCACGGATGTTTTATCGGCAAAATCGGACTATGTGGTGCGCTTCCAGGGGGGCGACAACGCAGGTCACACGGTGTATGTGGGTGAAGAGAAATTCGTGTTGCACCTTCTTCCGTCGGGAGTTCTTCAGTGCAAAGGGAAGTGCATCATTGCCAACGGCGTGGTGGTAAACCCTAAATCTTTCATTAAGGAGGTGAACCAGATCGAAAGCAAAGGCTTGAGAACGGATCATATTTTCATCAGCAGAAGAGCGCATGTCATCATGCCATACCATATCCTGCTGGATACGTACCGTGAGGAAGAGCACGGCGGAACGCAGATCGGAACGACCAAAAAAGGGATCGGACCATGCTACGAAGACAAGATCGCCAGAGTGGGCATCAGAATGATCGACCTTCTTAACCCGGAGATCTTGAGAGACAAAATCGAGAAAAACTTAAAAATCAAAAATTCTCTTTTCGAGAAATATTTCGGAAAACCGACCCTGGATGTTGAAGAAATCTACAACGAATACCTAGAAATCGGAAAACAGCTTCAGGATAGAATCGTAGATACCGAACTGGAACTGAACGAAGCCATCAGAGATGGTAAAAACGTTTTATTTGAAGGGGCGCAGGCTTTGATGCTGGACATCGACTTCGGAACATACCCGTACGTAACATCCTCTTCACCTTCTACCGGAGGAGTTTGTACCGGAGCAGGAGTGCCACCGACTTCCCTTCAGAACCTGATCGGGGTGGCCAAAGCTTACTGTACAAGAGTAGGAAACGGACCGTTCCCATCTGAGTTGGACAATGAGTTAGGAGAAAGCATCCGACAGATCGGTGGTGAATTCGGAGCAACAACAGGAAGACCAAGAAGAACTGGTTGGTTAGACCTTGTTTCTTTGAAGCACGCTTGTATGATCAACGGAATCAACAACTTGGTAATCACAAAACTGGACGTTCTTACAGGAATCGAAAATCTGAAAGTCGTTACCCATTATAAAACGGAAGACGGAAAGATCATCGATTATTTCACTTCTTCTACCGAAAAATTGTACAACTACGAGCCGATTTATCAGGATCTGCCGGGCTGGAACGAAGACATCACCAAAGCAAGAAGCTACGACGAACTTCCGGATACCGCTCAGAAATACATCGAGTTTATCGAGAAATATTTAGGAATCAACGTATACCTGGTTTCTGTTGGCCCTGAAAGAAGCCAGAACATCATCAGAAAAGAATTATTCTAA
- a CDS encoding Kiwa anti-phage protein KwaB-like domain-containing protein, whose protein sequence is MDKSLLIDVISRANVENLKMYFVTRVLKEGIRANSRVLEKFDFKVYQIEITNEVRQYLYDLSLKQFKRIEENEDLHFFDYDIVADETQHLFTYQIENKVGSFSDVVYNQLNGSPQKITDLNEILQDETLWAYCTEFELDSNKSFYTFRKISPGKVGVEKQKDQEKKSIGSQIRTYFDTNTNTLSLLKSETVYLDKQIDCIFYEETFYVLKKFFFEQLVGLQEEYKRVAEEVANSMANHECFGDIKLLSEKIEKNSSMHKKLIKLQKVGNLNALSPRTINKLEKLGRKKNAPINVKDGKIQFENEEDIDNVIKLLCDYFKTGDYSGKSYGTYAGKVQTEE, encoded by the coding sequence ATGGATAAATCTTTATTAATTGATGTTATAAGTCGAGCAAATGTTGAAAATTTAAAAATGTATTTTGTAACTAGAGTTTTAAAAGAAGGAATAAGGGCAAATTCAAGGGTTTTAGAAAAATTTGATTTTAAAGTATATCAAATAGAAATTACTAATGAAGTTAGGCAATATCTTTATGATCTTTCTTTAAAACAATTTAAAAGAATTGAAGAAAATGAAGATTTACATTTTTTTGACTATGATATAGTAGCCGATGAAACTCAACACCTTTTTACATATCAAATTGAAAATAAGGTAGGTTCTTTTTCTGATGTTGTATATAATCAATTAAATGGCAGCCCACAAAAAATAACCGATCTAAATGAAATTCTTCAAGATGAAACATTATGGGCATACTGTACAGAATTCGAACTAGACAGTAACAAATCATTCTATACTTTTAGAAAAATTTCTCCTGGAAAAGTAGGAGTTGAAAAACAAAAAGATCAAGAAAAAAAATCTATTGGTTCTCAAATCAGAACTTATTTTGATACTAATACTAACACATTGTCTTTGCTTAAAAGCGAAACAGTATATTTAGATAAGCAGATTGACTGTATATTTTATGAAGAAACATTTTATGTACTTAAAAAGTTTTTCTTCGAACAACTTGTTGGATTACAAGAAGAGTATAAAAGAGTTGCCGAAGAAGTAGCAAATTCTATGGCTAATCATGAATGCTTTGGTGATATTAAATTATTATCGGAGAAAATCGAAAAAAACTCATCAATGCATAAAAAATTAATTAAGTTACAAAAAGTTGGAAATTTAAATGCTTTATCTCCTAGAACTATAAACAAATTAGAAAAATTAGGAAGAAAGAAAAATGCTCCAATTAATGTAAAGGATGGCAAAATTCAATTCGAAAACGAAGAGGATATTGATAATGTCATTAAACTATTATGTGATTATTTTAAAACAGGAGATTACTCTGGGAAATCATATGGAACATACGCAGGAAAAGTTCAAACAGAAGAATAA
- a CDS encoding ABC-F family ATP-binding cassette domain-containing protein, translated as MIFLHDISFGFPAGDLLFNSIDLTIPSNSKSALVGSNGTGKSTLLKIISGVLEPLRGSAHLQGEMFNVPQMFGNFDDFTIAECLKIDKKLEALNKITAGEVEDIYFEILNDDWDIEERSRQALQYWKLDGLHFNQKLGSLSGGQKTKVFLAGMMIHEPEVILLDEPTNHLDLEGRNLLYDFIGKTKSTVVIVSHDRALLNLADTIFELSNQGISTYGGNYDFYAEQKEIENEALQNDIHSKERALKKAREKEREALERKQKLDARGKGKQEKSGVARIMMNTMRNKAENNSSKLKAVHAEKIEGISGDLRELRSSVRNADQMKVNFNDSGLHSGKLLISAEEINFAYDEINLWKESLSLEIRSGDRIVIKGRNGSGKTTLIKLLLGNLQLSAGKIAGSDFQWICIDQEYSLIDKTMTVYKFSRQFNDRALPESEIKTLLARFLFGKETWDKKCEVLSGGERLRLLLCGLSISQKAPDLIILDEPTNNLDLQNVEILTDSIKDYQGTLLVISHDAVFLEEIGVRREVVL; from the coding sequence ATGATTTTTCTACACGATATATCCTTTGGGTTTCCGGCTGGAGACCTGCTTTTTAATTCTATTGATTTAACGATCCCTTCAAACTCGAAATCGGCTTTGGTCGGGAGCAACGGCACAGGAAAATCCACCCTGTTGAAAATAATCTCGGGCGTCCTTGAACCTCTGCGAGGAAGTGCACACCTACAAGGCGAAATGTTCAATGTTCCGCAAATGTTTGGGAATTTTGATGACTTTACCATCGCCGAATGTCTGAAAATCGATAAAAAGCTCGAGGCCCTTAACAAAATTACCGCTGGCGAAGTGGAGGATATTTATTTTGAAATACTTAATGACGACTGGGATATCGAGGAACGTTCCCGGCAGGCTTTGCAGTACTGGAAACTCGACGGTCTTCACTTTAACCAGAAACTAGGCAGCCTGAGCGGCGGACAGAAAACCAAAGTCTTTCTTGCCGGAATGATGATCCATGAACCAGAGGTAATTTTGCTCGACGAACCGACCAACCACTTGGATCTTGAGGGCCGGAATCTGTTGTATGATTTTATCGGTAAAACAAAATCAACCGTTGTGATAGTAAGTCACGACCGTGCTTTGCTGAACCTGGCGGACACGATTTTTGAGCTGAGCAATCAGGGAATTTCAACATACGGCGGGAATTATGATTTTTATGCCGAACAAAAGGAAATCGAAAATGAGGCGTTGCAGAACGACATCCATTCCAAAGAACGGGCCCTGAAAAAAGCCAGGGAAAAGGAGCGCGAAGCCCTGGAACGCAAGCAGAAGCTCGACGCAAGAGGGAAGGGCAAGCAGGAAAAATCGGGGGTGGCCAGGATTATGATGAATACGATGCGGAATAAGGCGGAGAACAATTCTTCCAAACTGAAAGCGGTCCATGCCGAAAAGATTGAGGGAATTTCAGGCGATCTGCGGGAACTAAGGTCTTCCGTGAGAAATGCGGATCAGATGAAAGTAAACTTTAACGATTCCGGTCTTCATTCGGGAAAACTCCTGATTTCGGCAGAGGAAATCAATTTTGCATATGATGAAATCAATCTTTGGAAAGAAAGCCTCAGTCTGGAAATCCGCAGCGGTGACCGGATCGTTATTAAAGGCCGGAACGGTTCCGGGAAAACGACCTTGATTAAGCTGTTGCTGGGCAATCTTCAGCTTTCCGCCGGGAAAATTGCAGGATCAGATTTTCAATGGATCTGCATCGACCAGGAATATTCTTTAATCGATAAGACAATGACGGTTTATAAGTTTTCCCGGCAGTTCAACGACCGTGCGCTGCCGGAATCAGAAATAAAGACCTTACTGGCAAGATTTCTTTTCGGAAAGGAAACCTGGGATAAAAAATGTGAAGTGCTGAGCGGCGGGGAACGCCTGCGCCTTCTGTTGTGCGGACTATCCATCAGCCAGAAAGCTCCCGATCTGATCATCCTCGATGAACCGACGAATAATTTAGACCTTCAAAACGTAGAGATTCTTACGGATTCGATTAAAGATTATCAGGGAACCCTGCTGGTGATTTCGCATGATGCGGTGTTTTTGGAGGAGATTGGGGTGAGGCGTGAGGTTGTGTTATAA
- the hpt gene encoding hypoxanthine phosphoribosyltransferase, whose product MESIKVHDKTFVPYLEDAEIQEIVKATALKIYEDYKDEVPVFIGVLNGVIMFFSDLLKHYPGPCEIAFIQMSSYVGTESTGIVYQKMELTKDVKDRHIILVEDIVDTGNTVESLFKYFSETQRPKSVKIASFLLKPEVYKKDFKLDYIGKEIPNKFVLGYGLDYDELGRNLPNLYQLEDGQINH is encoded by the coding sequence ATGGAAAGTATTAAAGTTCACGACAAAACTTTTGTTCCTTATCTGGAAGATGCGGAGATTCAGGAGATTGTAAAAGCTACGGCTTTAAAAATTTATGAAGATTATAAGGATGAGGTTCCTGTTTTCATCGGGGTTCTGAACGGGGTAATCATGTTCTTTTCAGACCTGCTGAAGCATTACCCGGGACCTTGCGAGATTGCTTTTATCCAGATGAGTTCTTATGTAGGAACCGAATCCACCGGGATCGTTTACCAGAAAATGGAGCTGACGAAAGACGTAAAGGACCGCCACATCATCTTAGTAGAAGATATTGTGGATACGGGAAATACGGTAGAAAGCCTGTTCAAATATTTCAGCGAGACCCAGCGTCCGAAATCCGTAAAGATTGCATCTTTCCTGTTGAAACCGGAAGTATACAAGAAAGATTTCAAGCTGGATTACATCGGAAAAGAAATCCCTAATAAATTTGTGTTGGGTTACGGCCTGGATTATGATGAATTGGGAAGAAACTTACCGAATCTGTACCAATTAGAAGACGGACAGATCAACCATTAA